The following proteins come from a genomic window of Hydractinia symbiolongicarpus strain clone_291-10 chromosome 2, HSymV2.1, whole genome shotgun sequence:
- the LOC130628350 gene encoding uncharacterized protein LOC130628350 has product MGTFFQCAFMRAEVIRSTQSISYRNKDVRFNNFLAMFPHQSITKEYFNRKAGELNAFVRKFKWMDEKRCKYLEEFSREKWLKLDSDKQKYHTTHECVGCSSLKADINTFPISTTHRRKKPNRLKTPLADITNTPDTPINITLEIPHTKNDISYMKGAAEFVLDSVNDKWDKIFDTPFTKILTKVKSANVAEVKTNCEKKRELGQKNTKIKKCLEKKCFGQGKVMDTILGIRQSKSTYKKSRSIQYLENKEKAVERMIGRKQSLQSQTDDTPMKKKRHSPDTNKINFDKNALLEEVKHMEDGSKVVTNIIFCKQYLQYPLTHG; this is encoded by the exons ATGGGAACTTTTTTTCAATGTGCGTTTATGAGAGCTGAAGTAATACGCAGTACTCAAAGTATTAGTTATCGCAACAAAGATGtacgttttaataattttttggctATGTTTCCGCATCAATCAATAACTAAGGAATACTTTAACAGAAAGGCCGGCGAGCTTAATGCatttgtcagaaaatttaaatggATGGACGAAAAAAGGTGTAAGTACCTGGAGGAGTTTTCAAGAGAAAAGTGGTTAAAGCTGGACAGTGACAAGCAAAAATATCATACAACGCACGAATGTGTAGGATGCAGTTCACTTAAAGCCGATATAAATACATTTCCAATTTCAACAACACACAGACGCAAAAAACCTAATCGGTTGAAAACACCCTTAGCTGATATCACAAATACACCAGATACACCAATAAATATTACTCTCGAAATTCCGCacacaaaaaatgacatttcataTATGAAAGGAGCAGCCGAGTTTGTTCTTGACAGTGTCAATGACAAATGGGATAAAATATTTGATACACCGTTTACTAAAATTTTGACGAAGGTGAAATCAGCTAACGTTGCGGAAGTAAAAACAAATTGCGAAAAGAAAAGAGAGTTAgggcaaaaaaatacaaaaattaaaaaatgcctggaaaaaaaatgttttggtcaAGGCAAAGTCATGGATACGATTTTGGGAATCAGACAGTCCAAATCTACCTACAAAAAATCAAGATCCATTCAGTATCTTGAGAATAAAGAAAAAGCAGTTGAAAGAATGATTG GAAGAAAACAATCACTGCAATCTCAAACAGATGATACACCAATGAAGAAAAAGAGGCATAGTCCAGACacgaataaaattaattttgacaaaaatgcaCTGTTAGAAGAAGTAAAGCATATGGAAGATGGTTCAAAGGTAGTTACGAATATAATATTCTGTAAACAGTACTTACAATATCCATTAACACAcggataa